The nucleotide sequence AATTGCAAGAGTTTCTCTTCACGCCTGGGAAGAGCCTTGCATATCCGGTAAAAATGGTTCTGGTACGGTGTTCTTTTCTAACTGTACACTAAGATGTGTGTTTTGCCAAAATCATGAGATTAGCTCTGAGGGAACAGGAAAAGAAGTTTCAATAGAACGCTTAAGTGATATTTTCTTAGAACAGCAAAATCGAGGTGCACACAACATTAATCTCGTAACGCCAACTCATTATGTACCTCAGATAATAGAGGCTATAAAAATGGCTAAATCAAAAGGACTTACTCTACCTATTTTATATAATTCAAATGGTTATGTTAATAGAGAAACTATAAAGCTTCTTGATGGATACATAGATGTATATCTGCCGGATTTGAAATATTTTAATGATAAATACGCCATTAAATACTCAAAGGCTCCAAACTACTTTAATGTAGCCTCTAACGCTATACAAGAAATGTTTAATCAAGTAGGCACGCCTGTATTTGATGAAAATGGTTTAATAAAAAAAGGAGTTATAATAAGACATCTAATGCTGCCGGGACTATTATTTGATTCTAAAAAGGTAATGGATTTTATATACAATACTTTTGGAAATTCAGTTTATGTTAGCATTATGAATCAGTACACTCCTACCTTTAAAGCTGAAAATTACCCAGAAATTAATAAACCTTTACACCCAAAACATTATGATGCCCTTATAGATTATTGCCTGTCTATAGGCATAGAAAATGGCTTTATACAGGATACTGGAACAAATTCCGAAAGCTTTATACCTGAATTTGATTTGAGAAATTGCTAAAAAAACAGGAGAAGGTTTAATCTAACTTCTCCTGTTTTTTTATATACTTTTCACAGCTTTAAGTTCAAATATCATATAACTCACTGAAATGCCCTAAATTTTATATCTCTTCAAATCATTTCTGAAGTTCTCTGCTATCTCTTTAAATTCCCCTATCTTATTTGTTAATTTTGCTATTTCTGCTGCGTAAGTTGTTACACTAGCACTTACTTCTTCTGATGAAGCGGAATTTTCTTCTGCTATTGATGCAAGTGTCTCCATCTTATCGTAAATTTGAGATATTGACTCAGCTTCTTTATTTAACTCTGTAACTGTACTTATCATCGCGTTGGATACTTCTTTAGCTGATACATTTGCGTCCTTGCTCAATTCTCTTACATTTTTAAGCGTTGATATTTCACCTTCGAGCACTCCATATTGTGTTTCAATTCTGCTAACAAGCTCATTTATATTTACTACAAACTGTTCAAGGTTACTATTAATGTTTTGCACTGCTCCTTTAGTCTGCTCTGCCAGTTCTCTTACTTCTTCTGCTACCACTGAGAAACCTCGTCCTGCTTCTCCCGCACGAGCTGCCTCTATTGACGCATTTAAAGCTAGTAAATTAGTTTGATCAGATATTTCAGAAACTATTGAAACTATACTCGTTATATCCTTAGCCTTATTTGAAAGTTCTTGTCCCTTATCCTTAACTATTTTAAATTCATCAATACTTCTTGTGATGTTTTTACTTGTAGCATCAACACTTTCATAGCTCTTGTCTATCTTTCCTATAGTCTTTTCTAGTTGAACCTTGTTTTGATTCTCAACATCTACCACTCTTTTTAATCCATTTATATTGTCATTGAGTACAGCTACGCTTGTTTGAGTGTTATCAGCTTGACTTACAGCACCATCTGCAACCTGCTCAACTACCTCTGATATCTCTCTTGAAGTACTATCCATAGCTTTTGTTATAGTATTTATACTTTCAACAAATGTGTTCATTTCATCAGTAAGTCCTTTAAAGCCTACAAAATCCTTAGTCATTTCCTTACTATATTCCTTAAGTTCTGAATATATATCCTCCCAAAAATCGGAGGTTTCTATATCTCCATCAACTGAAAACTCGTGCTGCCTTAAATTATTTATCTCTTCTTTTATGATCCTTAAAGGTCCCATTAAAAATGTTGATACTATAAGTGCTGCTAAAGCTTCTATTACTGAACACACCAATGCTTTCACAACATTATCTAATCCTAATATAGGTAAAAAAGTTATTATTCCAATTACAAGCGTAAACATTGATATCTTAACAGGAATGCTTTTTATAAATCCAAGTGATAATAATTTGTTTATTTTAAAGGATTTCTTATAATATATGTCCTTATCGAAGGTAAATTTAAGAACAACACTTTCTTTTGTTTTTTCTAC is from Clostridium acetobutylicum ATCC 824 and encodes:
- a CDS encoding heme NO-binding domain-containing protein is translated as MKGTVVGTWVKTCKRLYGETVVENALEKVGFERKKIFSPFEDVEDSKVNNFIEDISKKVNEEKSIIWEKIGEDNVIAFHKDFPAFFEHENLYSFFKSMFDVHVVMTKKFPGAKPPLILIKPISKREAIFTYRSKRGMFDYLKGLIKGSANHFNEKIEIEEVEKTKESVVLKFTFDKDIYYKKSFKINKLLSLGFIKSIPVKISMFTLVIGIITFLPILGLDNVVKALVCSVIEALAALIVSTFLMGPLRIIKEEINNLRQHEFSVDGDIETSDFWEDIYSELKEYSKEMTKDFVGFKGLTDEMNTFVESINTITKAMDSTSREISEVVEQVADGAVSQADNTQTSVAVLNDNINGLKRVVDVENQNKVQLEKTIGKIDKSYESVDATSKNITRSIDEFKIVKDKGQELSNKAKDITSIVSIVSEISDQTNLLALNASIEAARAGEAGRGFSVVAEEVRELAEQTKGAVQNINSNLEQFVVNINELVSRIETQYGVLEGEISTLKNVRELSKDANVSAKEVSNAMISTVTELNKEAESISQIYDKMETLASIAEENSASSEEVSASVTTYAAEIAKLTNKIGEFKEIAENFRNDLKRYKI
- a CDS encoding radical SAM protein encodes the protein MDSLKNCTLCARKCGVNRLENKKGFCLSSDKVKIARVSLHAWEEPCISGKNGSGTVFFSNCTLRCVFCQNHEISSEGTGKEVSIERLSDIFLEQQNRGAHNINLVTPTHYVPQIIEAIKMAKSKGLTLPILYNSNGYVNRETIKLLDGYIDVYLPDLKYFNDKYAIKYSKAPNYFNVASNAIQEMFNQVGTPVFDENGLIKKGVIIRHLMLPGLLFDSKKVMDFIYNTFGNSVYVSIMNQYTPTFKAENYPEINKPLHPKHYDALIDYCLSIGIENGFIQDTGTNSESFIPEFDLRNC